The following are encoded together in the Neofelis nebulosa isolate mNeoNeb1 chromosome 9, mNeoNeb1.pri, whole genome shotgun sequence genome:
- the LOXL3 gene encoding lysyl oxidase homolog 3 isoform X6 translates to MESSGSFLPPVAPRWLLPVPLLTCCPCLSIALCTWLSHNHLLSIFHIVSLCCLFLFAPALFPQLPSSYILSGSPSCSVLSLSLDHSLPLVSNHYLLISGSLRPMGGGDGGANDRTRKGHCETEQLMGTVLLFTKGRESLSLGLCLSPPSLVFTSLTVFLLLFSLFLSHLVHGSLSFSPTISVSVLIQCLSSSHDLSLEPRPDFICDFSYTLSLWGTQAFPAMRPVSIWQRSPWGLLLCLLCSSCLGSPSPSTAPEKRAGSQGLRFRLAGFPRKPFEGRVEIQRAGEWGTICDDDFTLQAAHILCRELGFTEATGWTHSAKYGPGTGRIWLDNLSCSGTEQSVTECASRGWGNSDCTHDEDAGVICKDQRLPGFSDSNVIEVEQHLQVEEVRLRPAVGRGRRPLPVTEGLVEVRLPDGWSQVCDKGWSAHNSHVVCGMLGFPSEKRVNTAFYRKLRKRAAKASARRPKPLGRPITKLKVKPKPRVGRGSIKRLLAQRQQHSFGLHGVACVGTEAHLSLCSLEFYRANDTTRCPGGAPAVVSCVPGPLYAASSGQRKQQQSKPQGETRVRLKGGAHPGEGRVEVLKASTWGTICDRKWDLQAASVVCRELGFGSAREALSGARMGQGMGAIHLSEVRCSGQEPSLWKCPHKNITAEDCSHSQDAGVRCNLPYTGVETKIRLSGGRSQHEGRVEVQIGGPGSLRWGLICGDDWGTLEAMVACRQLGLGYANHGLQETWYWDSGNITEVVMSGVRCTGSELSLDQCAHHGTHIACKRTGTRFTAGVICSESE, encoded by the exons ATGGAATCATCTGGGTCCTTCCTGCCGCCTGTTGCCCCTCGTTGGCTCCTGCCAGTCCCTCTCCTCACCTGTTGCCCATGTCTCTCCATTGCTCTGTGTACTTGGCTCTCTCACAATCACCTTCTATCCATCTTccacattgtctctctctgctgtctctttctgtttgcTCCCGCTTTGTTCCCACAGCTTCCTTCCTCTTACATCctgtctgggtctccctcttgcTCAGTCTTATCTCTTTCTCTGGACCATTCTCTGCCCTTGGTCTCTAATCACTATCTTTTGATCTCTGGGTCTCTTAGACCAATGGGTGGGGGTGATGGAGGTGCCAATGACAGAACTAGGAAAGGACATTGTGAGACAGAACAACTGATGGGGACAGTTTTACTCTTTACAAAAGGGAGGGAGAGCCtatctctgggtctctgtctctcgcCTCCCTCCCTAGTCTTCACCTCTCTCACTGTGTTTCTGCTCTTgtttagtttgtttctttctcatttagtCCATGggtccctgtctttctctcccaccatctctgtctctgtccttattcagtgtctctcttcctctcacgaCCTCTCTCTGGAACCCAGGCCTGACTTCATCTGTGATTTctcttacacactctctctctgggGCACCCAGGCCTTCCCTGCCATGCGACCTGTCAGTATCTGGCAGCGGAGCCCATGGGGGCTGCTGCTCTGTCTGCTGTGCAGCTCATGCCTGGGATCTCCATCCCCATCCACGGCCCCTGAGAAGAGGGCTGGGAGCCAGGGGCTGCGGTTCCGGCTGGCTGGCTTCCCCAGGAAGCCCTTTGAGGGCCGAGTGGAGATACAGAGAGCTGGCGAGTGGGGCACCATCTGCGATGACGACTTCACGCTTCAGGCTGCCCACATCCTCTGCCGAGAGCTGGGCTTCACAGAGGCCACAGGCTGGACCCACAGTGCCAAATATGGCCCTGGAACAG GCCGCATCTGGCTGGACAACCTGAGCTGCAGTGGGACTGAGCAGAGTGTGACCGAGTGTGCCTCCCGGGGCTGGGGGAACAGTGACTGTACCCATGATGAGGATGCTGGAGTCATCTGCAAGGACCAGCGCCTCCCTGGCTTCTCGGATTCTAATGTCATTGAG GTAGAACAGCACCTGCAAGTGGAAGAAGTGCGACTTCGGCCCgccgtggggaggggcaggcggcCTCTGCCAGTGACCGAGGGACTGGTCGAAGTCAGGCTTCCCGACGGCTGGTCGCAAGTGTGTGACAAAGGCTGGAGCGCCCATAACAGCCACGTGGTCTGCGGGATGCTGGGCTTCCCTAGCGAAAAGAGGGTTAACACGGCCTTCTACAG AAAGTTGAGGAAGCGAGCGGCCAAAGCCTCGGCCCGACGCCCCAAGCCCCTTGGAAG aCCAATCACCAAGCTTAAAGTCAAACCCAAACCCCGAGTGGGCAGGGGATCAATCAAGAG GCTGCTGGCCCAGCGGCAGCAACACTCCTTTGGTCTGCATGGGGTGGCGTGCGTGGGCACGGAGGcccacctctccctctgctctttggAGTTCTATCGTGCCAATGACAccaccaggtgccctgggggGGCCCCTGCGGTGGtgagctgtgtgccaggccctctcTACGCAGCATCCAGTGGCCAGAGGAAGCAACAACAGTCGAAGCCTCAGGGGGAG ACCCGAGTGCGTCTAAAGGGTGGGGCCCACCCTGGAGAGGGCCGGGTAGAAGTCCTGAAGGCCAGCACATGGGGCACAATCTGTGACCGCAAGTGGGACCTGCAGGCAGCCAGCGTGGTGTGTCGGGAGCTGGGCTTCGGGAGTGCTCGAGAGGCTCTGAGTGGTGCCCGCatggggcagg GCATGGGTGCCATCCACTTAAGCGAGGTTCGATGCTCTGGACAGGAACCCTCCCTCTGGAAGTGCCCCCACAAGAACATCACAGCCGAAGACTGTTCCCATAGCCAAGATGCTGGAGTCCGATGCAACCTGCCCTACACTGGGGTAGAGACCAAG ATCCGACTCAGTGGGGGCCGCAGCCAACACGAGGGGCGAGTGGAGGTGCAAATAGGGGGACCTGGGTCCCTTCGCTGGGGGCTCATCTGTGGGGATGACTGGGGGACACTGGAGGCCATGGTGGCCTGTAGGCAACTTGGACTGGGCTATGCCAACCATGGCCTGCAG GAGACCTGGTACTGGGACTCAGGGAATATAACAGAGGTGGTGATGAGTGGAGTGCGCTGCACAGGGTCTGAGCTGTCCCTGGACCAGTGTGCTCATCATGGCACCCACATTGCCTGCAAGAGAACAGGAACCCGCTTCACTGCTGGAGTCATCTGTTCCGAGAGTGAGTGA
- the LOXL3 gene encoding lysyl oxidase homolog 3 isoform X1, whose product MESSGSFLPPVAPRWLLPVPLLTCCPCLSIALCTWLSHNHLLSIFHIVSLCCLFLFAPALFPQLPSSYILSGSPSCSVLSLSLDHSLPLVSNHYLLISGSLRPMGGGDGGANDRTRKGHCETEQLMGTVLLFTKGRESLSLGLCLSPPSLVFTSLTVFLLLFSLFLSHLVHGSLSFSPTISVSVLIQCLSSSHDLSLEPRPDFICDFSYTLSLWGTQAFPAMRPVSIWQRSPWGLLLCLLCSSCLGSPSPSTAPEKRAGSQGLRFRLAGFPRKPFEGRVEIQRAGEWGTICDDDFTLQAAHILCRELGFTEATGWTHSAKYGPGTGRIWLDNLSCSGTEQSVTECASRGWGNSDCTHDEDAGVICKDQRLPGFSDSNVIEVEQHLQVEEVRLRPAVGRGRRPLPVTEGLVEVRLPDGWSQVCDKGWSAHNSHVVCGMLGFPSEKRVNTAFYRKLRKRAAKASARRPKPLGRPITKLKVKPKPRVGRGSIKRLLAQRQQHSFGLHGVACVGTEAHLSLCSLEFYRANDTTRCPGGAPAVVSCVPGPLYAASSGQRKQQQSKPQGETRVRLKGGAHPGEGRVEVLKASTWGTICDRKWDLQAASVVCRELGFGSAREALSGARMGQGMGAIHLSEVRCSGQEPSLWKCPHKNITAEDCSHSQDAGVRCNLPYTGVETKIRLSGGRSQHEGRVEVQIGGPGSLRWGLICGDDWGTLEAMVACRQLGLGYANHGLQETWYWDSGNITEVVMSGVRCTGSELSLDQCAHHGTHIACKRTGTRFTAGVICSETASDLLLHSALVQETAYIEDRPLHMLYCAAEENCLARSARSANWPYGHRRLLRFSSQIHNLGRADFRPKAGRHSWVWHECHGHYHSMDIFTHYDILTPNGTKVAEGHKASFCLEDTECQEDVSKRYECANFGEQGITVGCWDLYRHDIDCQWIDITDVKPGNYILQVVINPNFEVAESDFTNNAMKCNCKYDGHRIWVHNCHIGDAFSEEANRRFERYPGQTSNQVI is encoded by the exons ATGGAATCATCTGGGTCCTTCCTGCCGCCTGTTGCCCCTCGTTGGCTCCTGCCAGTCCCTCTCCTCACCTGTTGCCCATGTCTCTCCATTGCTCTGTGTACTTGGCTCTCTCACAATCACCTTCTATCCATCTTccacattgtctctctctgctgtctctttctgtttgcTCCCGCTTTGTTCCCACAGCTTCCTTCCTCTTACATCctgtctgggtctccctcttgcTCAGTCTTATCTCTTTCTCTGGACCATTCTCTGCCCTTGGTCTCTAATCACTATCTTTTGATCTCTGGGTCTCTTAGACCAATGGGTGGGGGTGATGGAGGTGCCAATGACAGAACTAGGAAAGGACATTGTGAGACAGAACAACTGATGGGGACAGTTTTACTCTTTACAAAAGGGAGGGAGAGCCtatctctgggtctctgtctctcgcCTCCCTCCCTAGTCTTCACCTCTCTCACTGTGTTTCTGCTCTTgtttagtttgtttctttctcatttagtCCATGggtccctgtctttctctcccaccatctctgtctctgtccttattcagtgtctctcttcctctcacgaCCTCTCTCTGGAACCCAGGCCTGACTTCATCTGTGATTTctcttacacactctctctctgggGCACCCAGGCCTTCCCTGCCATGCGACCTGTCAGTATCTGGCAGCGGAGCCCATGGGGGCTGCTGCTCTGTCTGCTGTGCAGCTCATGCCTGGGATCTCCATCCCCATCCACGGCCCCTGAGAAGAGGGCTGGGAGCCAGGGGCTGCGGTTCCGGCTGGCTGGCTTCCCCAGGAAGCCCTTTGAGGGCCGAGTGGAGATACAGAGAGCTGGCGAGTGGGGCACCATCTGCGATGACGACTTCACGCTTCAGGCTGCCCACATCCTCTGCCGAGAGCTGGGCTTCACAGAGGCCACAGGCTGGACCCACAGTGCCAAATATGGCCCTGGAACAG GCCGCATCTGGCTGGACAACCTGAGCTGCAGTGGGACTGAGCAGAGTGTGACCGAGTGTGCCTCCCGGGGCTGGGGGAACAGTGACTGTACCCATGATGAGGATGCTGGAGTCATCTGCAAGGACCAGCGCCTCCCTGGCTTCTCGGATTCTAATGTCATTGAG GTAGAACAGCACCTGCAAGTGGAAGAAGTGCGACTTCGGCCCgccgtggggaggggcaggcggcCTCTGCCAGTGACCGAGGGACTGGTCGAAGTCAGGCTTCCCGACGGCTGGTCGCAAGTGTGTGACAAAGGCTGGAGCGCCCATAACAGCCACGTGGTCTGCGGGATGCTGGGCTTCCCTAGCGAAAAGAGGGTTAACACGGCCTTCTACAG AAAGTTGAGGAAGCGAGCGGCCAAAGCCTCGGCCCGACGCCCCAAGCCCCTTGGAAG aCCAATCACCAAGCTTAAAGTCAAACCCAAACCCCGAGTGGGCAGGGGATCAATCAAGAG GCTGCTGGCCCAGCGGCAGCAACACTCCTTTGGTCTGCATGGGGTGGCGTGCGTGGGCACGGAGGcccacctctccctctgctctttggAGTTCTATCGTGCCAATGACAccaccaggtgccctgggggGGCCCCTGCGGTGGtgagctgtgtgccaggccctctcTACGCAGCATCCAGTGGCCAGAGGAAGCAACAACAGTCGAAGCCTCAGGGGGAG ACCCGAGTGCGTCTAAAGGGTGGGGCCCACCCTGGAGAGGGCCGGGTAGAAGTCCTGAAGGCCAGCACATGGGGCACAATCTGTGACCGCAAGTGGGACCTGCAGGCAGCCAGCGTGGTGTGTCGGGAGCTGGGCTTCGGGAGTGCTCGAGAGGCTCTGAGTGGTGCCCGCatggggcagg GCATGGGTGCCATCCACTTAAGCGAGGTTCGATGCTCTGGACAGGAACCCTCCCTCTGGAAGTGCCCCCACAAGAACATCACAGCCGAAGACTGTTCCCATAGCCAAGATGCTGGAGTCCGATGCAACCTGCCCTACACTGGGGTAGAGACCAAG ATCCGACTCAGTGGGGGCCGCAGCCAACACGAGGGGCGAGTGGAGGTGCAAATAGGGGGACCTGGGTCCCTTCGCTGGGGGCTCATCTGTGGGGATGACTGGGGGACACTGGAGGCCATGGTGGCCTGTAGGCAACTTGGACTGGGCTATGCCAACCATGGCCTGCAG GAGACCTGGTACTGGGACTCAGGGAATATAACAGAGGTGGTGATGAGTGGAGTGCGCTGCACAGGGTCTGAGCTGTCCCTGGACCAGTGTGCTCATCATGGCACCCACATTGCCTGCAAGAGAACAGGAACCCGCTTCACTGCTGGAGTCATCTGTTCCGAGA CTGCATCAGACCTGCTGCTGCACTCAGCACTGGTGCAGGAGACCGCCTACATCGAGGACCGGCCCCTACACATGCTGTACTGTGCTGCAGAAGAGAACTGCCTGGCCCGCTCAGCCCGCTCAGCCAACTGGCCTTATGGCCACAGGCGTCTGCTCCGATTCTCCTCCCAGATCCACAACCTGGGACGAGCTGACTTCAGGCCCAAGGCCGGGCGCCACTCCTGGGTGTGGCACGAGTGTCATGG GCATTACCACAGTATGGACATCTTCACTCACTATGATATCCTGACCCCCAATGGCACCAAGGTGGCTGAGGGCCACAAAGCTAGTTTCTGTCTAGAAGACACCGAATGTCAGGAGG ATGTCTCCAAGAGGTATGAGTGTGCTAACTTTGGAGAGCAGGGCATTACCGTGGGTTGCTGGGATCTTTACCGGCATGACATCGACTGCCAGTGGATTGACATCACAGATGTGAAGCCAGGAAACTACATTCTGCAG GTGGTCATCAACCCCAATTTTGAAGTAGCAGAAAGTGACTTCACCAACAACGCAATGAAGTGTAACTGCAAATATGATGGACATCGCATCTGGGTGCACAACTGCCACATTG GTGATGCCTTCAGTGAAGAGGCCAACAGGAGGTTTGAGCGCTACCCTGGCCAGACCAGCAACCAGGTCATCTAA
- the LOXL3 gene encoding lysyl oxidase homolog 3 isoform X2: MESSGSFLPPVAPRWLLPVPLLTCCPCLSIALCTWLSHNHLLSIFHIVSLCCLFLFAPALFPQLPSSYILSGSPSCSVLSLSLDHSLPLVSNHYLLISGSLRPMGGGDGGANDRTRKGHCETEQLMGTVLLFTKGRESLSLGLCLSPPSLVFTSLTVFLLLFSLFLSHLVHGSLSFSPTISVSVLIQCLSSSHDLSLEPRPDFICDFSYTLSLWGTQAFPAMRPVSIWQRSPWGLLLCLLCSSCLGSPSPSTAPEKRAGSQGLRFRLAGFPRKPFEGRVEIQRAGEWGTICDDDFTLQAAHILCRELGFTEATGWTHSAKYGPGTGRIWLDNLSCSGTEQSVTECASRGWGNSDCTHDEDAGVICKDQRLPGFSDSNVIEVEQHLQVEEVRLRPAVGRGRRPLPVTEGLVEVRLPDGWSQVCDKGWSAHNSHVVCGMLGFPSEKRVNTAFYRPITKLKVKPKPRVGRGSIKRLLAQRQQHSFGLHGVACVGTEAHLSLCSLEFYRANDTTRCPGGAPAVVSCVPGPLYAASSGQRKQQQSKPQGETRVRLKGGAHPGEGRVEVLKASTWGTICDRKWDLQAASVVCRELGFGSAREALSGARMGQGMGAIHLSEVRCSGQEPSLWKCPHKNITAEDCSHSQDAGVRCNLPYTGVETKIRLSGGRSQHEGRVEVQIGGPGSLRWGLICGDDWGTLEAMVACRQLGLGYANHGLQETWYWDSGNITEVVMSGVRCTGSELSLDQCAHHGTHIACKRTGTRFTAGVICSETASDLLLHSALVQETAYIEDRPLHMLYCAAEENCLARSARSANWPYGHRRLLRFSSQIHNLGRADFRPKAGRHSWVWHECHGHYHSMDIFTHYDILTPNGTKVAEGHKASFCLEDTECQEDVSKRYECANFGEQGITVGCWDLYRHDIDCQWIDITDVKPGNYILQVVINPNFEVAESDFTNNAMKCNCKYDGHRIWVHNCHIGDAFSEEANRRFERYPGQTSNQVI, encoded by the exons ATGGAATCATCTGGGTCCTTCCTGCCGCCTGTTGCCCCTCGTTGGCTCCTGCCAGTCCCTCTCCTCACCTGTTGCCCATGTCTCTCCATTGCTCTGTGTACTTGGCTCTCTCACAATCACCTTCTATCCATCTTccacattgtctctctctgctgtctctttctgtttgcTCCCGCTTTGTTCCCACAGCTTCCTTCCTCTTACATCctgtctgggtctccctcttgcTCAGTCTTATCTCTTTCTCTGGACCATTCTCTGCCCTTGGTCTCTAATCACTATCTTTTGATCTCTGGGTCTCTTAGACCAATGGGTGGGGGTGATGGAGGTGCCAATGACAGAACTAGGAAAGGACATTGTGAGACAGAACAACTGATGGGGACAGTTTTACTCTTTACAAAAGGGAGGGAGAGCCtatctctgggtctctgtctctcgcCTCCCTCCCTAGTCTTCACCTCTCTCACTGTGTTTCTGCTCTTgtttagtttgtttctttctcatttagtCCATGggtccctgtctttctctcccaccatctctgtctctgtccttattcagtgtctctcttcctctcacgaCCTCTCTCTGGAACCCAGGCCTGACTTCATCTGTGATTTctcttacacactctctctctgggGCACCCAGGCCTTCCCTGCCATGCGACCTGTCAGTATCTGGCAGCGGAGCCCATGGGGGCTGCTGCTCTGTCTGCTGTGCAGCTCATGCCTGGGATCTCCATCCCCATCCACGGCCCCTGAGAAGAGGGCTGGGAGCCAGGGGCTGCGGTTCCGGCTGGCTGGCTTCCCCAGGAAGCCCTTTGAGGGCCGAGTGGAGATACAGAGAGCTGGCGAGTGGGGCACCATCTGCGATGACGACTTCACGCTTCAGGCTGCCCACATCCTCTGCCGAGAGCTGGGCTTCACAGAGGCCACAGGCTGGACCCACAGTGCCAAATATGGCCCTGGAACAG GCCGCATCTGGCTGGACAACCTGAGCTGCAGTGGGACTGAGCAGAGTGTGACCGAGTGTGCCTCCCGGGGCTGGGGGAACAGTGACTGTACCCATGATGAGGATGCTGGAGTCATCTGCAAGGACCAGCGCCTCCCTGGCTTCTCGGATTCTAATGTCATTGAG GTAGAACAGCACCTGCAAGTGGAAGAAGTGCGACTTCGGCCCgccgtggggaggggcaggcggcCTCTGCCAGTGACCGAGGGACTGGTCGAAGTCAGGCTTCCCGACGGCTGGTCGCAAGTGTGTGACAAAGGCTGGAGCGCCCATAACAGCCACGTGGTCTGCGGGATGCTGGGCTTCCCTAGCGAAAAGAGGGTTAACACGGCCTTCTACAG aCCAATCACCAAGCTTAAAGTCAAACCCAAACCCCGAGTGGGCAGGGGATCAATCAAGAG GCTGCTGGCCCAGCGGCAGCAACACTCCTTTGGTCTGCATGGGGTGGCGTGCGTGGGCACGGAGGcccacctctccctctgctctttggAGTTCTATCGTGCCAATGACAccaccaggtgccctgggggGGCCCCTGCGGTGGtgagctgtgtgccaggccctctcTACGCAGCATCCAGTGGCCAGAGGAAGCAACAACAGTCGAAGCCTCAGGGGGAG ACCCGAGTGCGTCTAAAGGGTGGGGCCCACCCTGGAGAGGGCCGGGTAGAAGTCCTGAAGGCCAGCACATGGGGCACAATCTGTGACCGCAAGTGGGACCTGCAGGCAGCCAGCGTGGTGTGTCGGGAGCTGGGCTTCGGGAGTGCTCGAGAGGCTCTGAGTGGTGCCCGCatggggcagg GCATGGGTGCCATCCACTTAAGCGAGGTTCGATGCTCTGGACAGGAACCCTCCCTCTGGAAGTGCCCCCACAAGAACATCACAGCCGAAGACTGTTCCCATAGCCAAGATGCTGGAGTCCGATGCAACCTGCCCTACACTGGGGTAGAGACCAAG ATCCGACTCAGTGGGGGCCGCAGCCAACACGAGGGGCGAGTGGAGGTGCAAATAGGGGGACCTGGGTCCCTTCGCTGGGGGCTCATCTGTGGGGATGACTGGGGGACACTGGAGGCCATGGTGGCCTGTAGGCAACTTGGACTGGGCTATGCCAACCATGGCCTGCAG GAGACCTGGTACTGGGACTCAGGGAATATAACAGAGGTGGTGATGAGTGGAGTGCGCTGCACAGGGTCTGAGCTGTCCCTGGACCAGTGTGCTCATCATGGCACCCACATTGCCTGCAAGAGAACAGGAACCCGCTTCACTGCTGGAGTCATCTGTTCCGAGA CTGCATCAGACCTGCTGCTGCACTCAGCACTGGTGCAGGAGACCGCCTACATCGAGGACCGGCCCCTACACATGCTGTACTGTGCTGCAGAAGAGAACTGCCTGGCCCGCTCAGCCCGCTCAGCCAACTGGCCTTATGGCCACAGGCGTCTGCTCCGATTCTCCTCCCAGATCCACAACCTGGGACGAGCTGACTTCAGGCCCAAGGCCGGGCGCCACTCCTGGGTGTGGCACGAGTGTCATGG GCATTACCACAGTATGGACATCTTCACTCACTATGATATCCTGACCCCCAATGGCACCAAGGTGGCTGAGGGCCACAAAGCTAGTTTCTGTCTAGAAGACACCGAATGTCAGGAGG ATGTCTCCAAGAGGTATGAGTGTGCTAACTTTGGAGAGCAGGGCATTACCGTGGGTTGCTGGGATCTTTACCGGCATGACATCGACTGCCAGTGGATTGACATCACAGATGTGAAGCCAGGAAACTACATTCTGCAG GTGGTCATCAACCCCAATTTTGAAGTAGCAGAAAGTGACTTCACCAACAACGCAATGAAGTGTAACTGCAAATATGATGGACATCGCATCTGGGTGCACAACTGCCACATTG GTGATGCCTTCAGTGAAGAGGCCAACAGGAGGTTTGAGCGCTACCCTGGCCAGACCAGCAACCAGGTCATCTAA